GTTCGGCGGCACGGGCCTGGGCCGCGTAGACACCGTCGCGATCTTCGAGGAGCTCGCCAAGGGCGACCCGGCCGTCGCCGCCTACATCTCGATCCACAACATGGTGGTCTGGATGATCGACAGCTACGGCGACGACGCGCAGCGCGGAGCCTGGCTGCCGCAGCTGACCGCCATGTCGGCGTTCGGCGGCTACTGCCTGACCGAGCCGGGCGCCGGCTCGGATGCCGCGAACATCGCCACCAGCGCCGTCCGCGATGGCGACGACTACCTGCTCACGGGTGTCAAGCAGTTCATCTCGGGTGCCGGCGAAGCGGGCGTCTACGTCGTCATGGCGCGTACCGGCGGCACGGGTTCCGGAGCGAAGGGAATCAGCGCGTTCCTGGTCCCCGGCGACGCCGAGGGGCTCAGCTTCGGTGCACCCGAGAAGAAGATGGGCTGGCACGCTCAGCCCACTCGTCAGGTGATCTTCGACGGGCTGCGCGTGCCGGCATCCGCCATGCTCGGCGAGGAGGGCCAGGGCTTCGCCATCGCCATGTCGGCGCTCAACGGCGGGCGGCTGAACATCGCCGCCTGCTCGCTGGGAGGTGCGCAATGGGCGCTGGAGAAGGCCGTGCAGTACGTGCACGAGCGCGTCGCGTTCGGCGAGCCGCTCGCCGAGAAGCAGTCGATCCTGTTCACGATCGCCGACATGCGCACCGAGTTGCAGGCCGCACGACTGATGGTGCAGGACGGTGCGCGCGCCGTCGACGAGAAGGCGCCGGATGCCACGATGCGCTGCGCCATGGCGAAGAGGTTCGCCACGGATGCCGGGTTCGACATCGCGAACCGGGCCCTTCAGCTGCACGGCGGCTACGGGTACCTTCAGGACTACGGGATCGAGAAGGTCGTGCGCGATCTGCGCGTGCATCAGATCCTGGAAGGGACGAACGAGATCATGCGACTCATCGTCGGGCGCGAGATGCTGCGCCCCGCCGGCTCCAGCCAGGCGCGGAGCGCGGCATCATGACTGCGTCGTCCTCCAAAGCGGCCATCGCGTTCCTCGGCCTGGGCCACATGGGCCTGCCGATGGCCGTGAACCTGGTGAAGGCCGGTCACGAGGTGCATGGCTTCGACCTGGTGCCCGCCGCGATCGAGGCGGCCACGGCCGCCGGCATCCCGATCGCCGCGAACGGGGCGGATGCCGTGCGCGACGCCGACGTCGTGATCACCATGTTCCCGGCCGGCCGGCACGTCATCGCGGCCTATCAGGACGAGCTGCTGGCGGCGGCGAAGCCGGGCACCCTGTTCATCGAGTCCTCGACCATCGCCGTCGACGAGGCGCGCACCGCGCACCAGCTGGCGATCGACGCCGGACACCGCAACGTCGACGCGCCCGTCTCGGGCGGAGTCGTCGGCGCCGAGGCCGGCACCCTGGCGTTCATGGTCGGCGGATCGGACGAGGACTTCGAGACCGCCCGGCCGCTGCTGGAGGTCATGGGCAAGCGCATCGTGCACTGCGGAGGACCCGGCCTCGGGCAGGCCGCGAAGGTGTGCAACAACATGATCCTCGGCATCTCGCAGATCGCCGTCGCCGAGGCGTTCGTGCTGGCCGAGCGACTCGGGCTCGAGCATCAGGCCATGTACGACGTGGTGTCGCAGGCGTCCGGTCAGTGCTGGGCGCTGACCACGAACTGCCCCGTGCCCGGCCCCGTGCCGACCAGCCCCGCGAACCGCGACTATCAGCCCGGTTTCGCGGGCGCGCTGATGGCCAAGGACCTCGGGCTCGCGCTGCAGGCGATCGAGGGAACCGGGACGGATGCCAGGATGGGCCGTCTCGCCCAGGAGATCTACGCGGCCTTCGCGGCCGGTGAGGGAGCGGGACGGGACTTCTCGGGCATCATCACCGACATCCGCGCCGGCGAGGTCTGACACCTCCCGTTCAGGAACCGGAAAGGTTCTCACCTGGGATACTGGAGACGTCGCAGAGTCGCGACTGAAGGGGGCGGCACATGGCCGAGTACGAGACGATCCTCGTCGAACAGCGAGGACGGGTGGGCTGGATCACCCTCAACAGGCCGCAGGCGCTCAACGCCCTGAACGCCCAGGTCTCCGTCGAGGTCGCGGCAGCGGCATCGGCCTTCGACGACGACGAGGGCGTGGGCGCGATCGTCGTGACCGGCTCCGAGAAGGCCTTCGCGGCCGGCGCCGACATCAAGGAGATGGAGTCCAAGACCGGCTCCGAGATGCTCGATACCGATCACTTCGGCGCGTGGACGCGCTTCGCGGGCGTGCGCACCCCGGTCATCGCGGCCGTCTCCGGCTACGCGCTGGGCGGCGGATGCGAGCTGGCGATGATGTGCGACATCATCCTCGCCGCCGACAACGCCACATTCGGACAGCCCGAGATCAACCTCGGCGTGATTCCAGGCATGGGCGGCACGCAGCGCCTCATCCGTGCGGTCGGCTACTACAAGGCCGCCGAGCTCGTGCTCTCCGGGCGACTGATCAGGGCCGATGAGGCCGAGCGCATCGGACTCGTCTCGCGCGTCGTCCCGGCATCCGATCTGCTGGATGAGGCCACGAAGCTGGCCGAGACCATCGCATCCAAGTCGCTGCCCTCGCTGTACGCGGCGAAGGCGACACTGGACGCCGCGATGGAGACCACTCTCGCCGACGGCCTGGCCGTCGAGAAGCGCGCATTCGCCGCCCTGTTCGACACCGCCGACCAGAAGGAGGGGATGGCCGCCTTCCGCGAGAAGCGCCCCCCTCACTTCCAGCACCGATGAGCAGCGTGATGGAAGTGCTTCCGGACGACGCCGATCTTCAGCTCTCTGAGACCGACCGCCGCGAGCTCGTGGAATGGACCATCGCCTGTGCGGAGCGGATGCTGCCGCTCTTCCTCGCCGAACGCCCCGACGACGAGCGTCCTCGCGAGGCGCTCGATGCCGCCCAGGCGTTCATGCGCGGCGAGATGGACATCGAGGCCGTGCGCGAGAAGGCGTTCGCCTGCCACGCCGCCGCCCGTGAAGCGAGCGACCCGGCGGCCCTGGCGGCCGCACGCGTGTGCGGTCAGGCCGCGGCCGTCGCGCACATGGCAGGGCATGCACGGCAGGTGCCGCGCTATACGTCGAAGGCGTTCCCCGGCGACCGTTCGCGGCGCGACGAGGAGCTCGCCTGGCAGCGGATGCAGGTGCCCGACCGCTTCGACAGATACGTGTACGAAGGCGACTAGAACCCGTCTATATGGCGCGAACCGCCCCGAATCGTCGCGTCAGAGGGCGCTTTGCGCCAGACAGACGGGTCGTGGGGTCAGCTGTGCAGCTCGTCGAGGGTCTTCGCGACGCGGCGCTCGCGGGTGGCGTCCTGCTTCGCGTCCGCGATCGAGCGGGCCATCTCCTTGCGCCGCGAGTACGAGAGCGCGTCGAACGCCGCACGCGCGACGGGGTCGGATGCGAGCGCCGCGGCCAGGGCCTCCGGGATCTCGACCGTGCGCTCAGCGGTGTCGGCGGAGATGACGGCGTCGAACTCGTCGCCGAGCTCGACGGCCATCTCGGCTCGGACGGCCTTGCTGAACCCGATCAGGTTCTTCCCGCCCATCCGCGCCAGGCGCAGCGGGGCGGAGCGGTCGCCGATGGTCACGACCACGGGGAAGGCCTTTGCCGTGCTCAGCAGCGCCACCTCGTCGTCGTCGAGAACGATCGCCCCCGCGGGACCCATCGGCTCGAGCACGGCGTGCTTCCTCAGTTCGCTCATGGGGTCAGCCTAATTCGGCATCCGTCGGGCCGCGAGACTTCTCGTCCTGCATGAGACAGCCCGCCCGGCGTCCTGTCCCATGCCGCAGCACACGTCTCGACGGAAGGGCAAGGGGGTCGCAGGACGCACGCGCGGCCGTTAGCGTCTCGGCATGAGCGACGTGACGATCTTCGCCCCCTCGCCGACACTGACGGTGACTGTCGAGAACTCGGGCGATGCCGACGAGATCCACATCCACGCCGGCGGGCAGGGCGTATGGCAGGCGCGGATGCTGTGCAGGCTCGGCGTCTCGGTGACCATGTGCTGCACGCTGGCCGGCGAGGTCGGCCAGGTCATCCGTCATCTGCTCGAGGACGACGGTGTGGAAGTAGTCGGCATCGATCGGCCCGGCAGAGCCTCTGCCTATGTGCAGGACCGCAGGGGAGGAGAGCGTGAGGAGATCGGCGCCGAGGTCGGCGATCCGATCGCGCGCCACGAGCTCGACGAACTGTACGGCGCCGTCATCCGGGAGGGGATGCGGTCCCGTGTCGTGATCCTCAGCGGTCCGGCGGCCGACGATGTGCTCCCACCGGACACCTACCGGCGTCTGGCCGCCGATCTGCGCGCCTCCGGATGCACGGTCGTGGTGGATCTCGCCGGCGACCGTCTGGATGCTGCGCTGGAGGGCGGCGTCGACGTGCTGAAGGTGAGCGACGAGGAGATGCGCGCGCACGGTCTCGACGACGAGTCGCCGCAGACGATCGCCGCGGCCATGAGGTCGCTGCGCTCCCGCGGTGCTGGGGTCGTGATCGTGACGCGCGCCGAGGAGCCGCTGCTTCTGCTGGACGGCGAAGGGCTGGCCGAGATCACCCCGCCGAAACTGGAGGTCGCCGACAGCCGCGGCGCGGGTGATTCGCTCACGGCGGGCGTCGTCGCGGGGATGGTCCGCGGTGAGACACCGCGCGGTGCGATCACGCTCGGCGCGGCGGCTGGGGCGATGAACGTCACCCGTCACGGGCTCGGGACGGGGGATGCCGAGGCGATCGCCGAGCTGCGCAAGCGGGTGCGGATCGCCCCCGTGGCCGGAGACGACGGCACCTCGAGCGCTCGAGTCAGCCCGGACGGGCTCGCCTCGCTGGCCGAGACGGAGGAGGAACGATGACCCGGCTGCTGGTCACCAACGACGACGGCATCGACTCCCCGGGTCTGCACGCGCTGGCACTCGCGCTGCAGGGGAGGGGCCTGGACGTCACGATCGCGGCACCCGTCACGCAGTCCAGCGGATCGAGTGCCTCGATCATGGCCGAGAACGCCGATGGGCGCATCCGCGTGGACAAGCGCACCCTCGACGGTCTCGAGGAGATCCCCGCCTTCGCCGTGCACGGCGGGCCCGGGCTCATCGCGCTGATCGCCGCGCGCGGGGCCTTCGGCGACCCCAGCGACCTCGTCGCCTCCGGCGTGAATCACGGCGCCAACGTCGGGCGGGCCATCCTGCACTCCGGGACGGTCGGAGCCGCACTCACCGGCGGACTGAACGGCGCATGGGGCATGGCGGTCTCGTTGGACGTGGGACTGGACCCGACGACGTTCCACTGGGCGGCGGCCGCCGATGCGGCGGCCGACCTCGTGCCGGCTCTGCTGCAGCATCCGCGGGGCACCGTCATCAACGTCAACGTGCCCAATGCGAGCGAGTTCCGGGGAGTGGTGGAAGCCGAGCTCGCCCCGTTCGGAATCGTTCAGACGACGCTCACCCAGCAGGACGAGCACGACGTGCGGCTCGCCGTGGAGGACCTGCCGCGAGACCCGGCACCGGGCAGCGACGCCGCGCATCTCGCCGCAGGCTGGATCACCGTGAGCGGGCTCGACCCCGTGTCGCACGTGCCGCTGGGCATCGTGGCCGATGCCAGGGCGAGCTGACGCGATCTCAGGCGAAGTGTGCGCTGATGGCGTCGTTGCGCTCGGTGATCACGCCGATCAGATGCCGGCGCATGACGACGGCATCCACCAGGCGGCCCAGCGGGCCGAACGGCGAGTGGAACCCGATCGTGTCGCGCATGAGCGTCCCGCCCTCGGTCGGTTCGAACTCGTGCGTGTGCCGGAATGCCCCGAACGGCCCCGTCGTCTGCCGATCGCGGAACAGGCGGGGCCGATCGACGTCGAAGACGATCGACGTCATCCGGAAGCGGATGCCGAAGTGCCGGGCGCTCCAGGTGATCTGATCGCCCTCGCCGAGCGTGCCGGAGGCCACTGCACCGACCGCGCGCTCGCCGCGGGAGCTCTGCGATGCCAGGTGCAGCCCGACGTCGAGGGAGAGATCGAACACCGCCTCGGGGGAGGCCGGGATGATCCGCTCCAGGACGAAGGATGCCATCAGAGTGGATCGGGTACCGGACGCGGGTCCGTGAAGTCGCCCGCGTTCTTGCGCATGCGGGCGACGATGCCGACCAGCGCGTTGGCGTCCTCGGCATCGATCCCCGGGCTGCGGAACACGTCGGTGTTCAGTGCGCGTGTGGCCCGCTCGACCAGGTCGCGGCCCGTCTCGGTGAGCGTGAGCAGAGCGGCCCGACCGTCGTGCGGGTGCGGCTCGCGCAGTACCAGGCCGTCGCGCACGAGGCGCTCGGCGGTGCTCGTCACGCTCGTCGCGTGCACCTGCAGACGTGCCACGACACTGGACAGGGGCAGGGTGCCCGACCGGCTGAAGGCCAGCAGACGCAGCACCTCGTAGCGGGCGAACGTGACTCCGAAAGGCTTCAGCGTGGCATCCACCCTCGCCAGCAGGAGCTGCTGCGCGCGCATCACCGAGGTGACCACGGCCATGCCCTCGGCGGCATCCGGCCAGCCGTGCGCCACCCACTGCCGCTTGGCTTCGGCGAGCGGATCGATCGAGAGAGGGCGTGGGCGTGCCATGCGTCAACGGTATCGGGTGCGGATGCCGTTCAATGGCATCCGCATCCGGGACTTCAGCGGCGGGAGTCGTCAGTCGACGTAGGCGATGTCGATGTCCGCAACATCCTGATCGTGGAGGTTCACCACGATGTTGTCCGGCGTGCGGGTCGTCATCCAGATGAGCTCCTCGGTGTGGCTGAGGTTGCCTTCGATGTGCGGCACGAACGGCGGTACATAGACGAAGTCGCCCTCGGACATGTAGAGGATGTCTTCGTAGCGCTCGCCGAAGCGGATGAAGCCGTTGCCCTTGTACACGTACCCGCCGGTCTCAGCCTCGCCGTGGTGGTGCGGGTCGGAGACCTCTCCCGGGCCGGTGTAGACCTTGCCGAACCAGAGGCCCTCGACCTCGGTGTTCTCGACGGCGACTCCCGAATAGCGACGGGCGTTCGATGTTTGCCCCGGGGCCATGGGTAGCTCGTCCTTGCGCTGAACCGAGAGCTTCTTCAGCTGCTGTGATGCATCAGTCATGGTCGTTCCTTTCTGTGGTGGTCAGGCTTCTTCGATGACGGATGTCGTGAGCGCGCCCAATCCGTCGATGGAGATCTCGATGACGTCCCCGGGGGAGAGCCAGAGCGCCGGGTCGCGGCCGTCTCCCACGCCACCGGGCGTTCCCGTGGCGATGATGTCGCCAGGTCGCAGCGTCGTCCACTCCGAGCAGTACGACACGAGGCTGGCCACGTCGAACACGAGCTGGTCGAGCGTCGAGTCCTGCACGAGCTGCCCGTTGATCCGGGTCCGGATGCGCTGCGACCCGACTGCTCCGAACTCGTCGGCGGTGACGATCGCCGGCCCCAGACTGCCGCTGCGCGGGAAGTTCTTGCCCGGTGCGAACTGGGACGTGTGGCGTTGGTAGTCGCGTATCGAACCGTCGTTCATGATGGTGTAGCCGAGCACATGATCGAGCGCGTCCGCTTCGTCGACGTGCCGCGCTTCGCGCCCGATGACCACGGCGAACTCGCCCTCGTAGTCGAAGGACGTGCTGTTCCCCGGCGCCACGAGGGCTTCGCCGTCCCCCACGAGCGAGTCGGCGAACCGGGTGAAGATCACCGGCTTCTCGGGTGTTGCGCGCTTCATCTCGGCGATGTGGTCGGCGTAGTTCAGGCCGACGCAGATGATCTTCTGCGCGTCGGGCACGGGGGGGAGGAGTTGTACGTCGTCGGAGCGGAGCGGAACGGCATCGCCTGCATGCGCGGCGATGCCGGCGAGGTCGCCATCGCGAAGGACCTCACCGAGTCGACGGCCGGCCGCGATCTCGAGTGCGCCGAGGTCGCGTATGGTGTCGCCGTCCAGCGCCCCCCACGATCCACGTCCTGCATGGGTGAACGACACAAGCTTCACGTTTCCTCCTCGAACAGGTCCCGCGGTCGAGCGCAGGATCGGAATCAGTGTAAACTAACGAGCAACCGTTCGCTAGTTTACGGAGAGGTGACATCGATGCCGAAGTCCCAGGCGCCCCCACGGCTGTTCGAGCCGATCCAGCTCCGCTCGCTCGCCGTCGCGCACCGGCTGTGGGTCGCGGCGATGTGTCAGTACTCAGCGATCCGTGGCGTCGTCCAACCCTGGCACCTCGTGCACCTCGGTTCGTTCGCGATCGGACGAGCCGGCCTGATCGTCACCGAGGCGACCGCAGTGAGTCCCGAGGGCAGGATCAGCTCCGGCGATGCGGGGATCTGGACGGAAGAGCAGGCCAAGGCGTGGGAGCCGGTGGTCGAGTTCGTCCACCAACAGGAGACGCCGATCGCCGTGCAGCTGGCGCATGCGGGGCGCAAGGCGTCGACCCGCCCGCCATTCCAGGGGCGCGGCTATCTCCCCGCCGATGAGGGTGGCTGGGCGACCGTGGGCCCGTCGACCGTCCCGTTCGGAGAATTGCCTGACCCGACGGCGCTGACGACGGCCGACATCGCGGGCGTCATAGACGACTTCGCATGTGCCGCATCCCGCGCGGTCGCGTCGGGATTCGACGCAGTCGAGATACACGCCGCGCACGGCTACCTGCAGCATCAGTTCCTGTCCTCGCTCTCGAACCGACGCGAGGATGACTACGGCGGCAGTTATGAGAATCGCACGCGAATCGTCCGCGAGACCGTGGTTGCGGTGCGTGGGGTCATCCCAGACACGATGCCGCTGTTCATCAGACTGTCCGCCACTGACTGGGTCGAAGGCGGCTGGTCACTGGAGGACACCAAGCGCCTGGTGCCCGTGCTGCGTGCACTCGGAGTCGACTTCGTGTCGATCTCCTCGGCGGGCAATGATCACCGCCAGGAGATCCCGGTTGGTCCGGGCTACCAACTACCTCTCGCTCGCGCGGTCCGGGAGAGCGCGGGCATCCCCGTCGGTGCCGCAGGGCTGATCACGGAGCCGCGACAGGCCGAGACCGCACTCGTGGATGGCGGAGCGGATGTGATCTTCGCCGCGCGTCAGTTCCTCCGCGAACCGGGGTTCGCCCTCCGTGCCGCGGCGGAGCTCGGGGGGTTCCTGGAGTGGCCACGGCAGTACCGGATGGCCCGATTCGAGGGGAGCATTCCGTGATCAGCGCGCCAGCACCTGGTAGAAGTGAAGTTGGGCCGCCCAGCGGGTGGTCATCGTGAGCGCTCGACAGGAGTACGGGTAATGGCGGGAATCACTGCAGGAGGACAGCAGACGGCGGCGGCGATCCGGCGCGAGGCGGCGGCGAGCTTCGTGCAGCACGGGTACGAGGCGACGAGCCTGCGCAACATCGCGGCTGCCGTCGGGATCAAAGTCGGCAGCCTGTACAACCACATCACGAGCAAGGAGGATCTCCTTCTTTCCGTGATGGGCGGCACGATGGATGACCTGAACTCCTTGATGGACGAGGCGCTCGACGGGCCGATCGATCCGGTGGACCGCCTCATCGCCTTCGTCGAGTGTCACATCCGCTTCCACGCCGAGCGGGCGCAGGAAGTGTTCATCGGCAACACGGAACTGCGCTCGCTGCACGCGGAAGCGCGGGCCGAGCTGTCCGAAAAGCGCCGTGAGTATCGCAAGCTCCTCGAATCGCTGATCGTCGCTGTCGGCGAAGCCGACGAAGCCGACATCCTCAATGCCCGTCTGCACGCATTCAGCATCGTCGCGATCGGCACTCACGTCGCCGGCTGGTATCGCGAGGACGGCGGACTGCCGCTGGACGAGATCATCGAGATCTACACAACGATGGTTCTGCGCAGCCTTCGAGTCGATGGCGCAGACGAGCGCGTGCGGACGCAACTGGCCGCCGGCCGCTGACCCGAGACGCGGTATCCGTCGCGTGGTGGGCACATGCGCTACACTCACACATAGACAAACGCTTGTACGTTTGTTTGACGACATGGAGAAGCAAAGATGCGCACCATCGGCGACTGGACTCGACTCAACGCCCGAAGGCATCCCGACCGGGAAGCCTTCGTCGGCGTCGATGGCCGCGTCACCTTCGGCCAGGTCGCCGAGCGCGCGTGGAAGCTGGCGCGAGGTCTGCGAGCAGCCGGTGTGCGCCCGGGCGACACCGTAGGAGTGCTCGCCGGCAACACGGTCTTCAACGCCGAGACGTTCATCGGAACGGCGATCAGCGCGGGGATCTACACGGCCTACAACTGGCGGTGGGCTGCCGAGGAGCTCGCAGCGGGTGTCCGCGAGAGCGGAGCCGCGATCGTCATCGTCGAAGATCGATTCCGCTCGCTTCTGAACGACGCCCTCGACATCATCTCCGCACGCGATGACACAGTCGCGCTGCCCCGCGTGATCGAGCAGGGCGAGGTCGAGACGCTGCGCATCGGCGACGGAGAGGCCCCCGACGTCGTCGCTCCCGACGATCCGCTCTGCCTGATCTACACCGGGGGCAGCACGGGCACGTCGAAGGCCGTGGTGCTGTCGCATCGGGCCGCGACCGCAAACGCGCTCAACGAGTACATCGATCTCGGCATCGGAGCTCTCCCCGAGGAGCGCGGGTTGATGGTGACGCCGATGTTCCACTCGGCCGGGCTGCTCACCTGGCTGGTCACGCACTTCGTGGCGGGCAAGACCACGGTGCTCGTCGACAAGTTCGACGAGCAGGAGTTCGTCGAGTGGGTCGGTCGCGAGCGTGCGACGAACAGCTTCATGATTCCGAACATGATGCGGCGGCTCATGCAGGCCGGCGCATTCGAGGCGCCGGAGGTGCAGCAGCACTTCAAGGCCATGCACACGGGTGCAGGTCTGCTGCGCATGCCGAACAAGGTCGAGTTCATCGAGACCATGCCGAACGCGAAGCTGTTCTTCCGCTATGGACTCTCCGAGGCCGGGCCCATGGTCACGCGCCTGCACCATGACGACATGCTCGACATCGACGTCGACGGATCGATCGGCCAGGAGTACACGCTCGTCGAATCCAAGCTGATGAGTATCGACGGGGAGGATCGCGAGATCGAGCCGGGCGAGCTCGGGGAGATCTGCGTTCGCGGCCCCAGCATCATGACCGGATACCACCGGCGCCCGGAAGCCACCGCTGAGACGATCGTCGACGGGTGGTTGCACACCGGCGACCTCGCGACTCGGGACGAGCGCGGCTACTACTTCTTCAAGGACCGCCTGAAGGAGATGATCAAATCCGGCGGCGAGAACGTGTACTGCGTCGAGATCGAGCAGGCCCTGTACCTGCATCCCGCTGTGCTCGAGGCGGCTGTCGTCGGCGTCGCCAACGAGACCTGGGGCGAGGAGGTGCGCGCGGTCGTATCGCTGCGCGACGGCCGTACCGCCGATGCGCAGGAACTGTCCGCATTCCTGCGCACACAGCTCGCCGGATACAAGATCCCCAAGGAGTTCGCCTTCATGGCGGCGACGGATCTGCCGCGCTCGGGCGCAGGCAAGCTCGTCAAAGAACAGCTGAAGACCAAGCTCGGCTGGAACTGATCCGCCGAAGAACAGCAGGAGAGACTGAGATGTTCGAGAAGATCCTGATCGCCAACCGTGGCGAGATCGCCGTTCGCGTCATGCGCACGGCGAAGCGCCTCGGCATCGCGACTGTCGCGGTGTACTCCGAGGCGGATGCCGACGCGCTGCATGTGCGCGCCGCCGATGAGGCCTTTGCCCTCGGTGACGGGCCGGCGAGCGAGAACTACCTCAACGTCGCGAAGATCGTCGAGGCGGCCAAGCGCACCGGCGCCCAGGCGGTGCACCCGGGCTACGGCTTCCTCGCGGAGAACGCATCCTTCTCCCAGGCGGTCAGCGATGCTGGGATCGCGTTCATCGGACCCTCGGCCGAGGCGATCACCACGATGGGCGAGAAGGTCGCGGCGCGAGCGGTGGCCGTGGCGGCAGAGGTACCCCTCGCACCCGGATCCGACGGTCCGATCACATCCGCAGACGAGGTCATCGCGTTCGGAGACGTGCACGGATACCCGGTCCTGGTCAAAGCCGCTTACGGCGGCGGCGGGCGTGGCATGCGCGAGATCCGTTCCGCCGACGAGGCCCCCGAAGCATTCGCCGCCGCCGTGCGCGAGGCCACGGCGGCGTTCGGCAACGGTCAGGTGTACTGCGAGCGCTATCTGGTCAACGCTCGTCACGTCGAAGTGCAGGTCTTCGGCGACAGCCAGGGGAACATCGTCTACCTGGGCGACCGTGACTGCTCCGTGCAGCGCCGCCACCAGAAGCTCATCGAAGAGGCGCCCGCCCCGGGGCTGAGCGACGAGCTCCGCGCCGCCATGGGGGCCGCGGCAGTACGCCTGGCCGGTCATGTCGGCTACGTGGGTGCGGGCACCGTCGAATTCCTCGTGGAGGACGGTTCGTTCTTCTTCCTCGAGATGAACACGCGCATCCAGGTGGAGCATCCAGTGACCGAGGCGGTCACCGGACTCGATCTGGTCGAGCTTCAGTTGCGCGTCGCCGACGGAGCGCCGCTCGGGATGACGCAGGCCGACGTGCGCGTCGCCGGTGCAGCGATCGAGGCGCGCATCAACGCCGAGGATGCCTCCGGGGGGCTGTTCCGCCCCGATCCCGGTCTCGTCACCGCTCTGGAGGCACCCGCGGGAGACGGCCTGCGGTGGGATGCGGGGTACGAGAGCGGTGATGAGGTGCTGCCCCTCTACGACAGCCTGATCGGAAAGCTGATCGCCACCGCGCCCACGCGAGCCGAGGCGATCGACAGGCTGCGCGACGGCCTGGCCCGGCTGTCGATCGAGGGCATCGCGACGACGGCGCCCGCCGCCAGACACATCATCGGGCTCGACGCCTTCCGGACGATGGGCATCAACACCCTCTGGCTCGAATCCGACGTCGAGTTCCCCGACTTCGATGAGGAGCCGGAGGACCGATTCGAGGTGGAGGTCGGCGGTCGCTGGTACCGCATTCCGTACTTCCCCGAGGGCGTCGTCCCCGGACCGAGCACGGCTGCGCCCGCGACCGAGCCAGCTGCGGCCCGTGCAGCCGGGCCCCGTGCAGCGGGCGGCCGATCCCGCAAGAAGGCGGGAGACGGCACGGTCAAGGCGCCGATGCAGGGCACGATCGTGAAAGTGAATGTGGCCCCGGGAGACGAGGTCGCGACGGGAACCGTGCTGTTCGTGCTCGAGGCCATGAAGATGGAGAATCCGATCCAGGCGCAGCAGGACGGCGTCATCGCCGCAGTCCACGCCGAGGTCGGGCAGTC
Above is a genomic segment from Microbacterium sp. W4I4 containing:
- a CDS encoding 1-phosphofructokinase family hexose kinase; this translates as MSDVTIFAPSPTLTVTVENSGDADEIHIHAGGQGVWQARMLCRLGVSVTMCCTLAGEVGQVIRHLLEDDGVEVVGIDRPGRASAYVQDRRGGEREEIGAEVGDPIARHELDELYGAVIREGMRSRVVILSGPAADDVLPPDTYRRLAADLRASGCTVVVDLAGDRLDAALEGGVDVLKVSDEEMRAHGLDDESPQTIAAAMRSLRSRGAGVVIVTRAEEPLLLLDGEGLAEITPPKLEVADSRGAGDSLTAGVVAGMVRGETPRGAITLGAAAGAMNVTRHGLGTGDAEAIAELRKRVRIAPVAGDDGTSSARVSPDGLASLAETEEER
- a CDS encoding SRPBCC family protein; the encoded protein is MASFVLERIIPASPEAVFDLSLDVGLHLASQSSRGERAVGAVASGTLGEGDQITWSARHFGIRFRMTSIVFDVDRPRLFRDRQTTGPFGAFRHTHEFEPTEGGTLMRDTIGFHSPFGPLGRLVDAVVMRRHLIGVITERNDAISAHFA
- a CDS encoding putative immunity protein — translated: MEVLPDDADLQLSETDRRELVEWTIACAERMLPLFLAERPDDERPREALDAAQAFMRGEMDIEAVREKAFACHAAAREASDPAALAAARVCGQAAAVAHMAGHARQVPRYTSKAFPGDRSRRDEELAWQRMQVPDRFDRYVYEGD
- the mmsB gene encoding 3-hydroxyisobutyrate dehydrogenase; translation: MTASSSKAAIAFLGLGHMGLPMAVNLVKAGHEVHGFDLVPAAIEAATAAGIPIAANGADAVRDADVVITMFPAGRHVIAAYQDELLAAAKPGTLFIESSTIAVDEARTAHQLAIDAGHRNVDAPVSGGVVGAEAGTLAFMVGGSDEDFETARPLLEVMGKRIVHCGGPGLGQAAKVCNNMILGISQIAVAEAFVLAERLGLEHQAMYDVVSQASGQCWALTTNCPVPGPVPTSPANRDYQPGFAGALMAKDLGLALQAIEGTGTDARMGRLAQEIYAAFAAGEGAGRDFSGIITDIRAGEV
- a CDS encoding MarR family winged helix-turn-helix transcriptional regulator, with product MARPRPLSIDPLAEAKRQWVAHGWPDAAEGMAVVTSVMRAQQLLLARVDATLKPFGVTFARYEVLRLLAFSRSGTLPLSSVVARLQVHATSVTSTAERLVRDGLVLREPHPHDGRAALLTLTETGRDLVERATRALNTDVFRSPGIDAEDANALVGIVARMRKNAGDFTDPRPVPDPL
- a CDS encoding enoyl-CoA hydratase-related protein: MAEYETILVEQRGRVGWITLNRPQALNALNAQVSVEVAAAASAFDDDEGVGAIVVTGSEKAFAAGADIKEMESKTGSEMLDTDHFGAWTRFAGVRTPVIAAVSGYALGGGCELAMMCDIILAADNATFGQPEINLGVIPGMGGTQRLIRAVGYYKAAELVLSGRLIRADEAERIGLVSRVVPASDLLDEATKLAETIASKSLPSLYAAKATLDAAMETTLADGLAVEKRAFAALFDTADQKEGMAAFREKRPPHFQHR
- the surE gene encoding 5'/3'-nucleotidase SurE, translated to MTRLLVTNDDGIDSPGLHALALALQGRGLDVTIAAPVTQSSGSSASIMAENADGRIRVDKRTLDGLEEIPAFAVHGGPGLIALIAARGAFGDPSDLVASGVNHGANVGRAILHSGTVGAALTGGLNGAWGMAVSLDVGLDPTTFHWAAAADAAADLVPALLQHPRGTVINVNVPNASEFRGVVEAELAPFGIVQTTLTQQDEHDVRLAVEDLPRDPAPGSDAAHLAAGWITVSGLDPVSHVPLGIVADARAS
- a CDS encoding YdeI/OmpD-associated family protein, yielding MSELRKHAVLEPMGPAGAIVLDDDEVALLSTAKAFPVVVTIGDRSAPLRLARMGGKNLIGFSKAVRAEMAVELGDEFDAVISADTAERTVEIPEALAAALASDPVARAAFDALSYSRRKEMARSIADAKQDATRERRVAKTLDELHS
- a CDS encoding acyl-CoA dehydrogenase family protein, with protein sequence MTMVDPTPVVAAISAEEREAILEAVRDFADTELAPFAAERDEKHLFPRESLNKAGELGLGGIYVREEFGGTGLGRVDTVAIFEELAKGDPAVAAYISIHNMVVWMIDSYGDDAQRGAWLPQLTAMSAFGGYCLTEPGAGSDAANIATSAVRDGDDYLLTGVKQFISGAGEAGVYVVMARTGGTGSGAKGISAFLVPGDAEGLSFGAPEKKMGWHAQPTRQVIFDGLRVPASAMLGEEGQGFAIAMSALNGGRLNIAACSLGGAQWALEKAVQYVHERVAFGEPLAEKQSILFTIADMRTELQAARLMVQDGARAVDEKAPDATMRCAMAKRFATDAGFDIANRALQLHGGYGYLQDYGIEKVVRDLRVHQILEGTNEIMRLIVGREMLRPAGSSQARSAAS